Proteins found in one Enterococcus sp. 9D6_DIV0238 genomic segment:
- a CDS encoding ABC transporter ATP-binding protein, with protein sequence MNAFKFEHVSFIRDKKTLLNNVTWSVDSSENWAILGLNGAGKTLLLQLICGYLWPSSGRLEVLDEVFGHTSIPELQRRIGWVSTALQYRMKNWETAERIVLSGKFASIGIYQEYTDEELEEAKMILINAGGTSLIGKKYEVLSQGERQLVLISRALMAHPELLILDEPCNGLDLFAREKLLNQIQQIATQKNHPTLLYVTHHTEEILPCFEHLMLLKDGEIFAKGARDSLFNEKNFTDFYNEPIQIVSLKEDRFAVYPK encoded by the coding sequence ATGAATGCATTCAAATTTGAACATGTCTCTTTTATTCGGGATAAAAAGACACTGTTAAATAACGTAACTTGGTCCGTTGATTCATCTGAAAATTGGGCCATTTTGGGATTGAACGGTGCAGGCAAGACGTTGCTTTTACAATTGATTTGCGGTTACCTTTGGCCTTCATCCGGGAGGTTGGAAGTCTTAGATGAAGTTTTTGGGCATACCTCGATTCCAGAGCTACAACGAAGGATCGGCTGGGTCAGCACTGCTTTGCAGTATCGAATGAAAAATTGGGAAACAGCTGAACGCATCGTTTTATCTGGTAAATTCGCCAGCATCGGCATCTACCAAGAGTATACAGACGAAGAGTTAGAGGAAGCTAAAATGATTTTGATTAACGCTGGCGGTACTTCATTGATCGGAAAAAAATATGAAGTGCTATCTCAAGGCGAACGACAACTTGTGTTGATCTCTAGAGCTTTGATGGCACATCCAGAATTATTGATTCTAGATGAACCTTGTAACGGGCTTGATTTATTTGCACGAGAAAAACTACTGAATCAAATCCAGCAAATCGCAACTCAAAAAAATCATCCAACTTTGCTTTATGTGACACATCATACAGAAGAGATCCTTCCTTGTTTTGAACATTTGATGTTGTTGAAAGACGGAGAAATTTTTGCAAAAGGCGCTCGTGACAGCCTTTTTAACGAAAAAAACTTTACTGACTTTTATAATGAACCCATTCAGATCGTTTCTTTAAAAGAAGATCGTTTTGCAGTCTACCCCAAATAA
- a CDS encoding response regulator transcription factor, which produces MSNILIIEDEKNLARFVELELKHEGYTTEVHYNGRTGLEAALNDEWDAILLDLMLPELNGLEVCRRIRQVKNTPIIMMTARDSVIDRVSGLDHGADDYIVKPFAIEELLARLRALLRRIDIEGDKNVAKQTTITYRDLTIEKENRVVRRNSEMIELTKREYELLLTLMENVNVVLARDVLLNKVWGYETEVETNVVDVYIRYLRNKIDVPGEESYIQTVRGTGYVMRS; this is translated from the coding sequence ATGAGTAATATTCTTATTATTGAAGATGAAAAAAACTTAGCTCGTTTTGTAGAGCTTGAATTAAAACATGAAGGTTACACGACAGAAGTTCACTATAATGGACGTACAGGCTTAGAAGCAGCCTTGAATGATGAGTGGGATGCCATTCTTTTAGATTTGATGTTGCCGGAATTAAATGGTCTTGAAGTTTGCCGTAGAATCCGCCAAGTAAAAAATACGCCGATCATCATGATGACAGCTCGTGATTCTGTGATCGATCGTGTATCTGGTTTAGATCATGGTGCCGATGACTATATCGTAAAGCCATTTGCAATTGAAGAACTTTTGGCACGTTTACGTGCATTGCTTCGTCGTATCGACATCGAAGGAGATAAAAATGTAGCGAAACAAACAACAATTACATATCGTGACTTAACGATTGAAAAAGAAAATCGCGTCGTTCGCCGTAATTCTGAAATGATAGAATTGACTAAGCGTGAGTATGAGCTGCTTTTGACATTGATGGAAAATGTCAATGTTGTTTTAGCACGAGATGTTCTTTTAAACAAAGTGTGGGGTTATGAAACAGAAGTTGAAACGAACGTAGTTGATGTTTATATCCGCTATTTGCGTAATAAAATTGATGTTCCTGGCGAAGAAAGTTATATCCAAACCGTTCGTGGAACAGGATATGTGATGCGCTCGTGA
- a CDS encoding YceD family protein: protein MKWSLLELNKYKDNPLEFSETLDLKASLMKRDHLILDVSPVKTTGILSVGKEEYLIHYRIDVIVTVPSSRSLTPVPLSMVIDVDEVFMTQEQYQNKDDRLSDEEIILLEKPTIDLDESVEDNILLAIPIQVLTEEEQTSNDMPKGNDWEVLSEEAYLEKRETEAQQTTDPRLAKLSELFNETADSDDD from the coding sequence ATGAAATGGTCTTTACTAGAACTAAATAAATACAAAGACAATCCATTAGAATTCTCGGAGACATTAGATTTAAAAGCATCATTGATGAAGCGGGATCATTTGATTTTGGATGTTAGTCCTGTAAAAACGACTGGAATCTTATCGGTTGGCAAAGAGGAGTATTTGATTCATTATCGAATCGATGTTATTGTAACGGTACCATCTTCACGTTCTTTAACTCCTGTTCCGCTAAGTATGGTGATTGATGTTGACGAAGTGTTTATGACACAAGAACAATATCAAAACAAAGATGACCGTTTATCAGATGAAGAAATCATCTTGTTGGAGAAGCCGACGATCGATTTAGACGAATCTGTAGAAGACAACATTCTTTTAGCGATACCGATCCAAGTGTTGACAGAAGAAGAACAAACAAGCAATGACATGCCTAAAGGAAATGATTGGGAAGTTTTGTCAGAAGAAGCATACTTGGAAAAAAGAGAAACAGAAGCACAACAAACAACGGATCCTCGTCTTGCCAAATTATCTGAGTTATTTAATGAAACAGCAGATAGCGATGATGACTAA
- the gndA gene encoding NADP-dependent phosphogluconate dehydrogenase, translating to MTKQQFGVVGMAVMGKNLALNIESRGYSVALFNRTGSKTTDVVEEHPDKNFKATYTIEEFVDSIEKPRRIMLMVQAGFATDATIQELLPHLDKGDILIDGGNTFFKDTIRRNEELANSGINFIGTGVSGGEEGALKGPSIMPGGQKEAYELVAPILEKISAKAEDGEPCVTYIGPNGAGHYVKMVHNGIEYGDMQLIAESYDLMKNILGLSVDEMAEIFKEWNQGELDSYLVEITADILTRKDDEGTGQPIVDVILDAAGNKGTGKWTSQSSLDLGVPLPLITESVFARFISAYKEERVKASKVLAKPEKAVYSGDKKELIEKIREALYFSKIMSYAQGFAQLRVASEDYDWDLPFGDIAKIWRAGCIIRAQFLQKITDAYDKNPTIENLLLDDYFIDITKKYQQSVRDVVSIAVQAGVPVPTFASAIAYYDSYRSERLPANIIQAQRDYFGAHTYQRTDKEGTYHYSWYNEE from the coding sequence ATGACAAAACAACAATTTGGCGTAGTCGGAATGGCCGTGATGGGAAAAAATCTAGCATTGAATATTGAGAGTAGAGGCTATTCAGTTGCTCTATTTAATCGTACAGGATCAAAAACAACAGATGTTGTTGAAGAGCACCCTGATAAAAATTTTAAAGCAACATACACGATCGAAGAGTTTGTAGATTCTATTGAAAAACCACGTCGTATCATGTTGATGGTCCAAGCAGGCTTTGCGACTGATGCAACGATCCAAGAATTATTACCTCATTTAGATAAAGGCGATATTTTGATCGATGGCGGAAACACATTCTTCAAAGATACGATTCGTAGAAATGAAGAATTAGCAAACTCTGGAATCAACTTCATCGGAACTGGTGTTTCAGGTGGTGAAGAAGGCGCTTTGAAAGGACCTTCGATCATGCCTGGTGGGCAGAAGGAAGCATACGAATTAGTCGCTCCTATTTTAGAAAAGATTTCTGCAAAAGCGGAAGATGGTGAACCATGTGTGACATACATCGGTCCTAACGGAGCTGGTCACTATGTGAAGATGGTCCACAACGGTATCGAATACGGAGATATGCAGCTGATTGCAGAATCGTATGATCTTATGAAAAATATCCTTGGTCTTTCTGTAGACGAAATGGCTGAGATTTTCAAAGAGTGGAATCAAGGTGAATTAGATAGTTATCTTGTGGAGATCACTGCAGATATTTTGACACGTAAAGACGATGAAGGAACAGGACAGCCAATTGTTGATGTTATCTTAGATGCTGCTGGGAACAAAGGAACTGGTAAATGGACAAGCCAAAGCTCTTTAGACTTGGGTGTACCATTACCACTGATTACTGAGTCTGTTTTCGCCCGCTTTATTTCAGCATATAAAGAGGAACGTGTAAAAGCTAGTAAAGTATTAGCAAAACCTGAAAAAGCAGTGTATTCAGGAGATAAGAAAGAATTGATCGAAAAAATCCGCGAAGCACTTTATTTCAGTAAAATCATGAGTTACGCTCAAGGTTTTGCTCAGCTGCGTGTTGCATCAGAAGATTATGACTGGGATCTGCCATTTGGCGACATTGCAAAAATTTGGCGTGCGGGATGTATCATCCGTGCACAGTTTTTACAAAAAATTACAGATGCATATGATAAAAACCCAACGATTGAGAACTTACTCTTAGATGACTACTTTATCGATATTACAAAAAAATATCAGCAATCCGTACGTGATGTTGTTTCGATTGCTGTACAGGCTGGCGTACCAGTACCAACATTTGCCTCAGCTATTGCATACTATGACTCTTATCGTTCAGAAAGATTGCCTGCAAACATTATTCAGGCACAAAGAGATTACTTTGGAGCTCATACGTATCAACGTACTGATAAAGAAGGAACATACCACTATAGCTGGTATAACGAAGAATAA
- a CDS encoding HAMP domain-containing sensor histidine kinase, translated as MRPLKSKKIERKELKGPSLTIKWAFASSFFIFVVFTIFAVITYKTSVSLIVQKERENAERTVAEVGNRLANVEADLTVSEVYEKLKTPSLDTNDLDNKKVSVEGSLMEMDSMLSELGQPALFLSVFDPEGTLLFETQKAQNQLVKKGKQKAEIKTLNDKTGYLIIQPVYSKSTREKTGYIQAFYELSSFYAIKNHLLLTLIILEVISLILSSVLGFLLSSYFLKPLKVLRDTMDTIRKNPQSSIHMPDIHSNDELADLAEIFNEMLDRMRRYIEQQEQFVEDVSHELRTPVAIIEGHLNLLNRWGKEDPEVLDESLEASLQEITRMKSLVQEMLDLSRAEQVDTLYPNHTTNAKQVVYQVFNNFKLLYPDFVITLDDDLLHEVKLGIYRNHFEQLLIIILDNAVKYSTTRKEVHISISKTLNEFEIAIQDFGEGISEDELDKIFNRFYRVDKARARNKGGNGLGLSIAKQLVENYKGRIDAESVIHQGTIFRIHIPIVENSEDNE; from the coding sequence GTGAGACCGTTAAAATCAAAAAAGATAGAAAGAAAAGAACTGAAGGGGCCTTCTTTGACGATCAAGTGGGCCTTTGCAAGTTCTTTCTTCATATTCGTTGTTTTTACGATATTCGCTGTTATTACATATAAGACATCTGTTAGCCTCATTGTCCAAAAAGAACGGGAGAATGCTGAAAGGACGGTTGCCGAAGTGGGTAATCGTTTGGCTAATGTTGAAGCTGATTTGACTGTATCGGAGGTCTATGAAAAGTTAAAAACGCCAAGCTTGGATACAAATGATCTGGACAACAAAAAAGTTTCAGTCGAAGGTTCGTTGATGGAGATGGACAGCATGCTTTCAGAGCTAGGACAACCGGCACTATTTTTATCTGTATTTGATCCAGAAGGAACATTACTTTTTGAAACCCAAAAAGCACAGAATCAATTGGTCAAAAAAGGAAAGCAGAAGGCAGAGATCAAGACATTAAACGATAAAACAGGTTACTTGATCATCCAACCTGTGTATTCAAAGAGTACGAGAGAAAAAACTGGTTATATTCAAGCCTTCTATGAGCTGTCTTCTTTTTACGCAATTAAAAATCATTTGTTGCTGACCTTAATCATTTTGGAAGTCATTTCACTGATACTTAGCAGTGTATTAGGATTCCTACTATCTTCTTATTTCTTGAAACCTTTGAAAGTACTGAGAGATACTATGGATACGATTCGAAAAAATCCACAGTCTAGTATTCACATGCCGGACATACACTCAAATGACGAGTTGGCGGATCTTGCTGAAATCTTTAATGAAATGTTAGATCGTATGAGACGCTATATTGAACAACAAGAACAATTTGTAGAAGATGTTTCTCATGAACTGCGGACACCAGTCGCGATTATCGAGGGACATTTAAATCTATTAAATCGTTGGGGAAAAGAAGATCCAGAGGTTTTAGATGAATCTTTAGAGGCTAGTTTACAGGAAATCACTCGAATGAAAAGCCTTGTCCAAGAAATGCTGGATTTATCTCGTGCAGAACAAGTAGATACACTCTACCCAAATCACACGACTAACGCTAAACAAGTCGTGTATCAGGTGTTTAATAACTTCAAACTTCTATATCCTGATTTTGTGATCACACTGGATGATGATTTGCTGCATGAAGTTAAGCTAGGGATTTATCGTAATCACTTTGAACAATTGCTGATCATTATTTTAGATAATGCGGTAAAATATTCTACAACTCGAAAAGAAGTCCATATCTCGATCTCTAAAACACTAAATGAATTTGAAATCGCAATTCAGGACTTTGGAGAAGGAATTTCAGAAGACGAACTCGATAAAATTTTTAATCGCTTTTATAGAGTAGATAAAGCCAGAGCTAGAAACAAAGGCGGTAATGGATTAGGATTGTCAATTGCCAAGCAATTGGTGGAAAATTATAAAGGAAGAATCGATGCTGAAAGTGTCATTCATCAAGGAACGATATTCAGAATCCATATTCCAATAGTAGAAAATAGTGAAGACAACGAGTAG
- the rpmF gene encoding 50S ribosomal protein L32: MAVPARRTSKAKKGKRRTHYKLTIKGLNACSNCGEMRKSHHVCPACGHYDGKDVVSKEA; this comes from the coding sequence ATGGCAGTACCAGCTAGAAGAACTTCAAAAGCTAAAAAGGGCAAACGCCGTACTCACTACAAATTAACAATCAAAGGTTTGAATGCATGTTCAAACTGTGGTGAAATGAGAAAAAGCCATCACGTATGTCCAGCATGTGGTCATTACGATGGAAAAGACGTAGTCTCTAAAGAAGCATAA
- a CDS encoding phenylalanine--tRNA ligase beta subunit-related protein, which translates to MNNYLSLKLYLPIGSYDLSKLNDDLSYLVASKGEEYEGIGKGMIKISNFPVLSDSLGPFGSPISDSTRAMISLETKKAMLVVYSFDESPLDCRQ; encoded by the coding sequence TTGAATAACTATCTTTCTTTGAAACTGTATTTACCGATTGGCAGTTATGATCTATCTAAATTGAATGATGATCTTTCTTATTTGGTAGCAAGTAAAGGTGAAGAATATGAAGGGATCGGAAAAGGCATGATCAAAATCAGCAATTTTCCTGTGTTGAGTGATTCACTTGGTCCTTTTGGTAGTCCGATCTCTGATTCAACTAGAGCGATGATTTCGCTTGAAACGAAAAAAGCCATGCTCGTGGTCTATAGTTTTGATGAGTCACCTCTGGACTGCAGGCAATAA
- the recQ gene encoding DNA helicase RecQ, whose protein sequence is MIDIKALLKEKFGYDDFRQGQEEIINHVLNKENVLGIMPTGGGKSICYQLPALALENLTLVISPLISLMKDQVDALNMMGIPATFINSTISQQEMNKRVQLAVDRKVKLLYVAPERLESFDFQQLLLHVPIDLLAVDEAHCISQWGHDFRPSYLRLAKIIEQFQQQPSVIALTATATPQVAEDILEQLHIPKQNQVQTGFARENLSFQVVKDQNRDVYLLEYLKMNKDQSGIVYASTRKEVERIYHLLKSKKIAVGMYHGGMNESDRNHNQEEFLFDKIQVMVATNAFGMGINKSNVRFVIHAQIPGNIESYYQEAGRAGRDGLPSDAVLLYGPQDLQIQQFFIDQSEMTIDYKQKEYMKLREMSQYANAQMCLQQFILRYFGEQGTECGRCSNCLDERELVDVTVDAQKVLSCVKRMGEKFGKGLVGKVLTGSKDQKIDQWHFHRLPTYGLMKDRTQKEVTQLIDYLTAERYLTPSDGQYPLLSVSPTGVQVLLGKQTVFRKEDQRVRKVAAVDDALFEVLRGLRLDLAQDAGVPPYLIFSDSTLKEMCEKRPKNSIQLLQIKGVGQNKLDKYGEQIIEAITAFSKEN, encoded by the coding sequence ATGATTGACATAAAAGCACTATTAAAAGAAAAATTTGGCTATGATGATTTTCGTCAAGGTCAAGAAGAAATCATCAATCATGTCTTAAATAAAGAAAATGTATTAGGGATCATGCCCACAGGCGGCGGCAAATCGATTTGCTACCAACTGCCTGCTCTTGCTTTAGAGAATTTGACTTTAGTGATTTCGCCGTTGATTTCCTTGATGAAAGATCAAGTCGATGCTCTCAACATGATGGGGATCCCTGCGACGTTTATCAATAGCACGATTTCTCAGCAAGAGATGAACAAACGAGTTCAACTGGCTGTAGACCGAAAAGTTAAACTGCTTTATGTAGCACCTGAACGTTTAGAGTCATTTGATTTTCAGCAGCTGCTTTTACATGTGCCCATCGATTTACTGGCTGTGGATGAGGCACACTGTATTTCGCAATGGGGACATGATTTTCGTCCTAGTTATTTACGTTTAGCTAAAATCATCGAACAATTTCAGCAACAGCCTTCAGTCATTGCATTGACTGCTACAGCGACACCTCAAGTTGCAGAGGATATCTTAGAGCAATTACACATACCAAAACAGAATCAAGTTCAAACAGGATTTGCCCGTGAAAACTTATCCTTTCAAGTGGTGAAAGATCAAAACCGCGACGTTTATTTGCTGGAATATTTAAAGATGAACAAAGATCAGTCGGGAATTGTCTATGCCAGCACTAGAAAAGAAGTAGAACGGATCTATCATTTATTGAAAAGTAAGAAAATTGCTGTTGGTATGTACCACGGAGGCATGAATGAGAGTGATCGAAATCATAATCAAGAGGAATTTCTATTTGACAAAATACAGGTGATGGTTGCTACAAATGCATTTGGTATGGGGATCAATAAGAGTAATGTACGGTTTGTCATCCATGCTCAAATTCCAGGGAATATTGAGTCCTACTATCAAGAGGCTGGTCGTGCTGGTCGTGATGGGCTGCCAAGTGATGCTGTATTGTTATACGGACCTCAGGATCTGCAAATTCAGCAGTTTTTTATCGATCAATCTGAGATGACGATCGACTACAAGCAAAAAGAATACATGAAGCTGCGTGAAATGTCACAGTATGCCAATGCTCAAATGTGTTTACAGCAGTTCATTTTACGTTATTTTGGTGAGCAGGGAACAGAATGCGGTCGCTGCTCCAATTGTTTAGATGAACGAGAATTAGTCGATGTGACAGTCGATGCTCAAAAAGTCCTGTCATGCGTCAAACGTATGGGAGAAAAATTTGGTAAAGGGTTGGTTGGTAAAGTATTGACAGGTTCAAAGGATCAAAAAATCGATCAGTGGCATTTCCATCGTTTACCGACCTATGGACTAATGAAAGATCGTACCCAAAAGGAAGTCACTCAGCTCATCGACTACCTCACTGCAGAAAGATATTTGACACCATCTGACGGACAATACCCGTTGTTATCTGTTTCTCCTACTGGTGTTCAGGTGTTATTAGGCAAACAAACAGTTTTTAGAAAAGAAGATCAGCGCGTAAGAAAAGTTGCAGCTGTAGATGACGCATTGTTTGAAGTGTTGAGAGGACTAAGATTGGATTTAGCACAGGATGCCGGCGTTCCGCCATATCTAATTTTTTCAGATAGCACCTTAAAAGAAATGTGTGAAAAACGACCTAAAAATTCGATTCAGCTGCTTCAAATAAAAGGAGTAGGTCAAAACAAGTTGGATAAGTACGGTGAACAGATTATTGAGGCTATAACAGCTTTTTCAAAAGAAAATTAA